The following DNA comes from Desulfobaculum bizertense DSM 18034.
AACGCTTCCGCTCCCCGGTGTCGACATCGCTATCGTTGACGACAACGGCAACGAAGCTCCACCCAATCAGGGCGGGCATCTCGTTGTGCGAAAGCCTTGGCCCGGTATGCTTCGCGGTGTCTGGAAGAATCCAGAGCGTTTTAAGGAAACGTATTTCAGCCGCTTCCCCGGTATGTATGAGGCTGGCGATGGCGCTCGGCGTGACGATGATGGCTATTTTTGGGTCATGGGGCGTCTCGACGACGTTATCAATGTCTCCGGCCATCGCATGGGGACTGCTGAGATTGAATCCGCACTGGTTGCGCATCCCGCTGTCGCGGAGGCCGCCGTTGTCGGCATGCCCCACGACGTGAAAGGCGAAACCATTTATGCCTACGTCATTCTCGGCGCTGACGAAGAAGAAAGCGACGAGCTGATGAAAGAACTGCGCGTCTGGGTTCGAAAAGAAATTGGACCCATTGCCGCACCTGAATTCATTCAGTTTGCCGATGAATTACCCAAAACCCGCAGTGGCAAAATCATGCGCCGCGTCTTACGCAAAATCGCCGCCGGTATTCGCGACGAGTTCGGCGATACCTCCACCCTCGCAGACCCCGGTGTCATCATCGACCTGCAGGACGGTCGCGACGATATGTTGTCATAAGCAGTAAGTGTGGTTGCGGGGTACGAGACTTCGTCTCGTGCTTTGCAAGAGGCGCGTGGGTGGGGTAACGAGACTCTGTCTCGTGCTCTGCAAGGGGCGCCGCCCCTTGACCCCGCCCAAGGACGAGGCCCTTGGGAATCCCGCTTTCGCTAAAAAAATGGGCTGAATGGGATGAAAGCTTTGCTTTCCTCTCCATCAGCCCTTTTTTTAGCTAGTGGGCGTTTCCCGTATGCGTATTCTTTTTGAACGCTTACGTTCAAAAAGGAAATGGTGGCGAATTCGCAGAAGAGAAAGAAGCTCTCGACGTTATGCCCAACAAGTTTGAATTTCATTCACGCGAAGCGTGGATGGAATTCAAACTCGCTGAGGATACGTAAGGGAATCATTCCCTTACGCGGGGTCCGGGGCTGGCCCCGGTTTGTTTTTCTTCGCGTGGGGGAGGAGGGCTGTTGTTGCATGGGCGGCTTGTCTTTGGTATTTGCAACTGTCTTAGACTGGTATTTTGGATTCCGTAGGGGAATATGGGAAAACCGTTTAACTGCCTGTAGGGGTAAAGAGGCACGAGGAGAACAGGACATGGGTAAGAAGCTTTTTGCTTGTATGCTCGGCATGTTGTTGACTGCAATGCTTGCAACTGGAGCTATTGCAGGGGACAAGAAAGTGTATGTAAATGGCATTGACTTTGGTTTTCCGCCGTTTGGGTACATTGACAAACATGGAGAGCCAGCTGGTTTTGATGTTGATTCTGTGAATTGGATTGCGGAGAAAATGGGCTTTGAAGTCCGACATCAGCCCATGGACTGGGACGGCATTATTCCTGCGTTGAATGCTGGCAAGCTTGATTTTATTGCTTGTGGCATGAGTGCGACGGATGAGCGCCGCAAGGTTGTCGCTTTTACAAACCCGTATTATGAGGTCACGCAGGTGCTGGTCGTGAACAAGAATGACGACAGCACTTTTAAAGAGATGTTCACCTCTGGTAAGGTGATCGGAGCACAGCGTGGCACGCCGAGCGCAAAATATCTTGATGAGCTTTCCAAGAAGGAAGGCATGGACTTCAAGGTAAAGAAATATGATTCCACAGACCTGTCGATGCAGGACCTGCCTATTGGTCGAATTGACGCATCAGCAATGGACAGCACGATTGCCTATGAAATGATGCGCAATCTGCCGTGTAAGGTTGTGGGAACTCTTGATGTTGATAAAGACGTGTACGCTTATGCATTCCGCAAGGGTGACACGGAGCTTGAGAAGAAGCTCAACGAAGGACTGAAGCAGCTTATGGCCGATCCGTACTGGGAGGAGCTGAAAGCAAAGTGGAACATCCACTAGGTCGTTCGTACGACGAAATCTTGGGCCGTCCGGTTGTTGTCTGACATCCGGGCGGCTTTGTCCTTTTAGTAAAGTGGTATAAAAATGGATTTCACGCAGGCTTTTGCAGCCATCTGGGATGCCTTGCCGTATCTTCTTTCTGGGATATGGTGGACGATTGGCCTTGTTTTCAGCGCCATGTTGCTGGGGCTGTGCATTGGGGTCCCAATGGCAGTTGGGCAAGTCTATGGATCTCGGCCAGTCAAAAGATTTGTGAGTTTTTATGTCTGGCTGTTCCGCGGCATTCCTATTCTGGTGATGCTTTACCTGTTCTATTTTGGCATTTTGGCCTACCTGACGGAAATTTTCCCTGTTCTGCGCGTTATTGGGCTGGATACGGCCTTTGCTGCTGCGGTGATTGTGCTGGGGCTGACGACGGGTTCGTACCAGTCACAGATTTTTCGTGGTGCGATTCAGGCATTGCCAGAGGGGCAGATGAAAGCTGCGCTGGCGCTTGGAATGAGCGAGCGGACGGCTATCTGGACCATTGTGCTGCCGCAGGCAATGCGCATGGCCATTCCGGGCTGGTCGAATGAGTATTCGATTATTCTGAAAGACTCGGCGCTTGCTTTTGTTATTGGCGTTGCGGAACTGATGTCCCGAACGCGTTCCGTGGCATCGACGACACACCAGCCGCTTCCGCTGGCACTGTTTGCAGGTGCACTTTTTCTTGTTCTGACGTGGGTGGGGCTGAAAATGCTGCGCCGACTTGAAAATAAAGTACGAATTCCGGGGTACTCCCGAGAGGGTTCATTTTAATGTCTGATACGTCTGTTTTGCGCATTGAGGGATTGAATAAGTCCTTTGGAGAAAACTACGTGCTGAAAGACGCGTCTCTGACGCTCAAGCGCGGTGAGCTGAAGGTGCTTATTGGTCCTTCTGGCGGTGGCAAATCCACTTTGCTCCAGTGTATGAATTTTTTGATTCCCCCGGACACGGGTCGTTTTTGGCTCAACGGGCAGGAAGTGGACCCTTCGGACAAAAAGTCGCTGTATAGCTATCGGCAGAAAGTTGGGATGATTTTTCAGGACTTTAATCTGTTCGATCATCTGAGTGCTGTTGAGAATGTGCGTATTGCACTGGTGAAGGTCCTTGGCATGAGCAAAAAGGATGCGATGGACCGGGCGATGGCAGAGCTTGAGCGCGTCGGCATGGCTGGCCGCGCCAACCTGTATCCTGCACAGCTGTCTGGTGGTCAGAAGCAGCGTGTTTCCATTGCCCGTGCGCTGGCGATGGACCCTGAGGTCCTGCTTTTGGACGAGCCGACGTCTGCGCTTGACCCTGAGCTTATTGGTGAAGTGCTCACGGTTATTCGTGATCTGTCGCAGGCGGGCATGACGATGATTATGGCCACCCACCAGATTACCTTCTCGTCGCAGCTTGCTGACGAATTTATTTTTATGCAGCAGGGTCGCATCATTGAGCAGGGAAGCCCGAAAGAGCTTTTGGCTGCTGGTGTGGAAAGCCGCACGCAGGAATTCTGCTCCAAGATCAATGAACTCACAGGGGAGCCTGTCTAAATGGATGCGTTCCTGCAATTTGTGATGGAGCGGGTTGCACCGGGCCTGAATCTTGGGCTTTTGGTCAGCCTCAAGCTCATTATCCCGGCGTCGTGCCTTGGCGTGATCTTTGGTGTGATTACGGGCACGGTTCGCGTGTACGGTCCTCGCCCTGTGCGCTGGCTTGCGGACTCCTACGTCACGCTGTTTCGCGGGACGCCGCTCGTTGTTCAGCTGTATTTCTGGTACTTTGCGCTGCCGTATTTCAATATTGGGTCCTTCCGAATTGTTCTGGATCCGGTAGAGGCCTCAATTATTGGCTTCTTCATGTGCAGTGCCGCATACCAGTCCGAATACGTCCGCATGGGGCTTATGTCGATCAAGGCGGGGCAGATCAAGGCTGCGCAGGCTCTTGGAATGACGCCTTTTCAGACCATTGTGAACGTCGTGTTGCCGCAGGCAGTTCGGCGCGCGCTGCCCGGCTGCGGAAACGAAATTATTTACCTCATCAAATACTCATCCCTCGCGTCCATCATTACGGTGAACGAACTCACAGGTGCCGGTAGGGAAATTGCGAAGGCAACCTGGCGGAATATAGAAGTCTTCTCCGTTGTCGGACTCTATTATCTGCTTATCGTGACCGTTGCGACGTGGATATTGAAAAAGATTGAGGAAAAAACTGCTATTCCTGGCTTTAACAAGTCAAGAGAGTAGATCACGCATTCACGCGTCATGTGTTCCGTCTCGTGCTTTCCCTGCTGCACGGGGCGGAACCTTTTTTTTGCACAACTGTTCTTTATTCTGCCCATTGTTGGCGCGAGCTGATAGAGTGAAAGGAGAGAGTTCTTTTCATGGAGCGCTGGCATGTTCTCACGAATCCAACAGAAATATCCGGGAATCCGTTTTGCCAATCTGGGGATTGGTGAAATTTGTGTTTCCAGTTTGCCCCTGGCTGTTTCAACGGTGCTCGGCTCGTGCGTGGCAGTGACCATGTTTTGCCCTGTGACGCGAACCGGTGGGCTGTTTCATGCGCTGCTGCCAGAGAGGGCGCCGCATGGAAAGCTGCACGATGCAGAGCCGTGCCGTTTTGTGGATGAAGGAATCCGGGAGCTGCTGCGCCAGATGGAGCGGAGCGGGGCAGACATGCCGAGGCTGGTGTGTAAAATATTTGGTGGGGCGAACGCGGTTTTTGAAGAATTCTACGCTGTTGGAATGCGGAACGTCGACATGGCGCGGCAGGTCCTTGCCGAGGAACACAGGTCTGTGCAGTCAGAGGATGTTGGCGGGACGCGGGGAAGAAAGCTCTTTTTCATTACGCATACCGGAGAGGTCTTTACGAAAAAGCTCTCTTCGGATGTCTGCTTTTTGCCAGAAGGAAATGCAAATCGCTAATCCTCTGGAATGATGTCTATCCTGTCTAAAATTTTTTCATAATATTCATTTTCCGACGAAAATGACCGCTTGGAGCCAAGACCTGTTTTCATGAGCAGGTAGTTGAGCTTTTGCATTTGACGGTAGCGGGATTTTTCATCCTTGCAGTGGTTGAGCAGATCAACCGCCGTGCGGATGTCTTTGTCGGCCTGCACTTCTGGTGGGACGTGCCCGGAGTTCCTGAGGATTTTGTAGCTCATGCGCAAGTCTTCTGGAATGAGCGAATCGTCTTCCAGTTCGAGGGGCTTTCCCTGTCCCTCAAGATTCTGAAAATCTCCTTTATCGATTGCGGCCTTTATCCGCTCTTCTGCCAGATCATCCAGGATGCCAAAAATACCCATGTCGTACCGTCTCCTTATGTGCGGTATACCGTTTCTGCTGGTGCTGGCGCAAGCTGGCAAGAACAGAAAATGAGGCCAAGGCCGGGAAAATACGCTATACTGGGCTTCAACTCAGACCATGAGCATAAGGAGCTGGCGTATGCAGATAGGCATGGTGGGACTTGGCAAAATGGGAATGAACATGGCTCGTCGTCTTTTACAGGATGGGCATGAAGTCGTGGCGTATAACCGTTCTCCTGCGCAGACAGATGCGTTGGCAAAGGAATATGGCGGTGCCATTGCTGCACATACTCTGGAAGAGCTTGTCGAAGCGCTGGAGCCGCCGCGCCTTGTGTGGCTAATGCTCCCGGCTGGGCAAATCGTGGAGGAGCACATTGTGCTGTTCACGAATCTGCTTTCGCGAGGGGATGTGCTGATTGATGGTGGCAATTCCCGATTCCGCGATGATATCCGTCGTGCCCGTCAGCTCAAAAAGCATGGACTCCATTACGTGGATGCGGGTGTAAGTGGTGGTATCTGGGGGCTGGAGATTGGCTATTGCACTATGGTTGGCGGAGAGCGGGACATGTTTGAGCTGCTGACGCCACTTCTGACGAGCCTTGCCCCTGAAAATGGCTTTATGTACTGCGGCAGCCACGGAGCCGGGCATTTCGTCAAGATGGTGCATAACGGCATTGAGTACGGGATGATGCAGGCGTATGCCGAAGGTTTTGCCCTGCTGGATGGCTCGGAATACGGCAAGGGGCTGGAGCTTTCTGAGCTTGCGAAGCTTTGGAATCAGGGGAGTGTTATTCGCTCGTGGCTTCTTGAGCTGACGGAAAATGCATTGGAGCGCGATCCGCATCTCATAAATATTGCTCCGTATGTCGAGGATTCCGGAGAAGGTCGCTGGACCGTGGAAGAGGCCGTCCGAAGCGCTGTGCCTGCACCGGTCCTGACGCTTGCCTTGATGGAACGGTTCCGTTCTCGCCAGAGCAATTCCTTTGCAGACAGGCTTCTTTCTGCTCTGCGCAACGAATTTGGCGGGCACGCCGTGCGTTCGGCAGAGGATGGGGCTGCTGATGACTGATGAGCTGCGCCCTGACCTGACGCACCCGGTTTTGGAGGCCGAAAAAGGACACCCGTCAACGCCGTGTCCAGAAACTGGACGCCCTGCATCGTGTACGCTGGTGATCTTTGGTGCCTCTGGAGATCTCACGGCGCGAAAACTGATTCCCGCGCTCTTTCACCTTTTCTGTAATGGCTCACTGCCGCAAAAAATGAACATTGTGGGCGTAGCTCGCTCAAAAATGACGACTGAGGACTTTCGGGCGCACGCCAGAGAAGGGCTGGAGGAGCACGCTTCTGGTGACCTGTTCCGCTGGCCAGAGCTTGCGGCGCGGCTTTTTTACCATCCTTTGGAATATGGCCGTCTCTCTGATTATCTGGCGCTGGAGCGAACGCTTCGGGAGCTGGACGAAAAGAGTGGGACAGAGGGGAACCGGATTTTTTATTTGGCGACACCGCCTTCGGTGTATGCGGTTGTGGCAGAGCAGCTTGGAGCTGTCGGGCTTGCGGAAGAGACAGAGGGTAGTTTCTCCCGGATTGTTGTGGAGAAGCCTTTTGGGCGAGATCTTGCTTCGGCGCGTGAGCTGGACGCCCGGATGCACACCGCGTTTGCCGAGCATCAGATATTCCGCATTGACCATTATCTTGCCAAGGAAATGGTGCAGAATATTTTGATGTTCCGTTTTGCGAATTCAGTTTTTGAGCCGCTGTGGAACCGTAGATATATTGCGTCCATTACCTGCGCCTCGGCAGAGTCCCTCGGCGTCGGCCACCGGGCGGGATATTATGAACAGGCTGGTGTGCTGCGCGACATGTTCCAGAATCACATGATGCAGCTTTTGGCGCTTTCGGCCATTGAACCGCCGTCGCTGTTTGCTGCAAACCGTGTGCGGGACGAAAAAGTGAAGCTTTATCGTTCGCTGCGTCCCTTTGATGGCAATACGCTGTGGAAAGATCTGAGCCTTGGGCAGTATGCTTCAGGAAAAATTTCTGGGCGGGCAGTGCCTGCGTATCGGCAGGAGCGGGGCATTGCTCCTGACTCGATGATTCCAACTTTTGCAATGATTCGGGCCTACGTGGACAACTGGCGCTGGCAGGGCGTGCCCTTTTACATCATGTCTGGAAAGCGGCTGCCCAAAAAACTGACCCGGATTGTCATTCAGTTTCGCGATGTTCCGCATTCCATGTTCCGCAACGTGGAGCAGGGGGAAATGGTTCCGAACCGCCTTGTGCTGGATTTGGCGCCAGACAATGGCATTTCTCTTCGTTTTCAGGCCAAGATGCCCGGAAGCAAACTCTGTTTCCGGCCTGTGGTCATGCACTATTCGTTTGATGAAGACGCGGATGGCGTCTTGCTGGATGCCTACGCCAAGGTCTTTTTGGACTGCATGCTTGGCGACCAGCTCTTGTTCTGGCGGCAGGATAGTGTCGAGCTGTGCTGGGGCTGGCTGACGCCTATTCTGGAACTTTGCGAGGAGTGTACGGATCTTCAAAAGCATCTGGAGATGTACCCGGCGGGGAGCTGGGGACCAGAAAGCTGTCGAGAATATATGGAATGTTTGCTGTAGCAGAACGCCCCGGAAAACCGGGGCGTTTTTTTATTCAGCTTCGAGGCAGGTGTGGGTTTTGGCCAGCAGGTCTTCGGCCTTTTCGAGCGAGAGCGGCCGGGCGAGGTGGAAACCCTGTACGTATTTGCACTGGATACGCTCCAGCTCCTTGAGCTGGTGGCTTTGCTCCACCCCTTCCACAATAACCTCAAGTTTCATGGCGTTGGCGAGGGCCAGCATGGCCTTGATGATTTCCAGACTGTTTTCCTCTTCCAGCATGTCCGCAGTAAATGATTTGTCGACTTTGAGGCTGGTGACTGGGAACTGTCGCAGGTACGAGAGCGAGGAATACCCCGTTCCAAAGTCATCAATGGACAGGCGGATGCCAAGTGTCTTGAGGCGCTTGAGCATAAAAAGCGCACTTTCCGCGTTTTCCATGATGGTGCTTTCTGTGATTTCCAGATTCAGCTTGTCGGGCTGGAGCTGCGTTTCTTCCAAGATGGTTGAGACCTGATCGACGAGGCTCGCCATTCGGAATTGCACCGCAGAAATATTGACCGAGATAATCAGTTCGGAAAGTTCGGGGAAATTTTTGTGCCATGCTGCCATTGTTGAGCACGCTTCACGGAGCACCCATAGCCCAAGGTCAATAATATCTCCGGATTCTTCGGCAATGGGAATAAATTCTTTGGGATAGAGCAGGCCATGTTTCGGATGCTGCCAGCGGCACAGTGCTTCCATTCCAGAAAGTTTTTCCGTCCCGGTTTCAAAAATAGGCTGGTATACGAGGAAAAATTGATTATTTTTTCTGGCTGCCTGCAGTTCGTGTTCAAGGCGACTCATTTTGAGTACGCGTTCCAGCATTTTTTTGGAAAAGACACGAATTTTATTTCGGCCACTTTCTTTGGCGACGTGCAGGGCAATATTGGCGCTGCGAATCATTTCTTCTGGAGATGGCTCGTTGCTTGGGCTGAGCACAAGGCCAAAGCTTGCTGACAGCGTAATTTTTTTATCCTGTGTCAAAAACGGTAGAGCAAGGCTTTCCCGGATGCGCTTCACGATTTTGATGGCGTCGTTTCTGTTTTCAAGCTCATCAAGAACAATAATAAATTCATCACCACCGTAACGGGACACGGTGTCGGTTTCCCGAATGCAGCTCAGCAGGCGCCCGGCAACTTCCTTGAGCAGGGAATCGCCGCAGCTATGCCCAAAGGAATCGTTCACAAATTTAAAGCGATCGAGATCCAAAAAGATAACGGCATAATTATATTTTTTACGCCGTCTGGATTTGGCCATGACCTGTTTTGCGTGGCGGGTAGCAACATTGCGGTTTGTCAGCCCGGTCAGGCTGTCGTGGTCGGCCTTGTATGAAAGATTTTCTTCGAGTTTTTTGTGTTTGGTGATGTCCCGAAGGCTACAGCGCAGGCCCTGATCTGTTTTCCCATCTGGTCCGGGGATGTTTTTGCATACAGCACAAACCCAGCATTCTTCTCCATCTTTTCGTACAATTCGAAATTCATGCCGACGGTTTCTGAACTGGGTTTTTTTTGTATAAAACTTGACCCACTGGGCGCGGTCTTCCACATGAACAATCCGTGATATCAGGTCGGGATTCTCCATGAATTCAGAGCTGGTGCGGCCGGTCAGGCGTTCACAGGACGGCGAAACATACAGGAGCTGTTCACTTTCTGGGGATTTCCACAGCTCCATGTCGTGTGCGGTATCCAGCACCTGCTGTGAGCGCATCTGTGAAATATTCAGTTCTTCTTCGAAACGGATTTGTTCGAAGGACAGCGCAAGTTGTGGCGTAATATTTTTCAGCAGCTTAAAATCGTCGCGGCTAAAGCGTTCGGGGGCCGTAGAATGCTGCAGGCAGAGGATGCCACCGATTCGCTGAGGGGTTCGGAGGGGGAGGCCGAACCATGACGCAGGAATTTTTGCGCTGCGTGGGAGAGAAGAGCTTTCCGGATGCCACAAAAGGGGGCGTCCGGTGCGAATGACGGTCAGGAAAGGGGCCTCAAGTTCTTTGTCCCACACATTTTCTACTGGTGTGGGGTGGGGGATTGGACCCGTTGCGTAAGGGAAATGGAGGGCATTTGTTTCTGGATCTACCAGACCAAAGT
Coding sequences within:
- a CDS encoding ABC transporter substrate-binding protein, whose protein sequence is MGKKLFACMLGMLLTAMLATGAIAGDKKVYVNGIDFGFPPFGYIDKHGEPAGFDVDSVNWIAEKMGFEVRHQPMDWDGIIPALNAGKLDFIACGMSATDERRKVVAFTNPYYEVTQVLVVNKNDDSTFKEMFTSGKVIGAQRGTPSAKYLDELSKKEGMDFKVKKYDSTDLSMQDLPIGRIDASAMDSTIAYEMMRNLPCKVVGTLDVDKDVYAYAFRKGDTELEKKLNEGLKQLMADPYWEELKAKWNIH
- a CDS encoding amino acid ABC transporter permease codes for the protein MDFTQAFAAIWDALPYLLSGIWWTIGLVFSAMLLGLCIGVPMAVGQVYGSRPVKRFVSFYVWLFRGIPILVMLYLFYFGILAYLTEIFPVLRVIGLDTAFAAAVIVLGLTTGSYQSQIFRGAIQALPEGQMKAALALGMSERTAIWTIVLPQAMRMAIPGWSNEYSIILKDSALAFVIGVAELMSRTRSVASTTHQPLPLALFAGALFLVLTWVGLKMLRRLENKVRIPGYSREGSF
- a CDS encoding amino acid ABC transporter ATP-binding protein, encoding MSDTSVLRIEGLNKSFGENYVLKDASLTLKRGELKVLIGPSGGGKSTLLQCMNFLIPPDTGRFWLNGQEVDPSDKKSLYSYRQKVGMIFQDFNLFDHLSAVENVRIALVKVLGMSKKDAMDRAMAELERVGMAGRANLYPAQLSGGQKQRVSIARALAMDPEVLLLDEPTSALDPELIGEVLTVIRDLSQAGMTMIMATHQITFSSQLADEFIFMQQGRIIEQGSPKELLAAGVESRTQEFCSKINELTGEPV
- a CDS encoding amino acid ABC transporter permease, yielding MDAFLQFVMERVAPGLNLGLLVSLKLIIPASCLGVIFGVITGTVRVYGPRPVRWLADSYVTLFRGTPLVVQLYFWYFALPYFNIGSFRIVLDPVEASIIGFFMCSAAYQSEYVRMGLMSIKAGQIKAAQALGMTPFQTIVNVVLPQAVRRALPGCGNEIIYLIKYSSLASIITVNELTGAGREIAKATWRNIEVFSVVGLYYLLIVTVATWILKKIEEKTAIPGFNKSRE
- a CDS encoding chemotaxis protein CheD, yielding MFSRIQQKYPGIRFANLGIGEICVSSLPLAVSTVLGSCVAVTMFCPVTRTGGLFHALLPERAPHGKLHDAEPCRFVDEGIRELLRQMERSGADMPRLVCKIFGGANAVFEEFYAVGMRNVDMARQVLAEEHRSVQSEDVGGTRGRKLFFITHTGEVFTKKLSSDVCFLPEGNANR
- a CDS encoding DnaJ family domain-containing protein; the encoded protein is MGIFGILDDLAEERIKAAIDKGDFQNLEGQGKPLELEDDSLIPEDLRMSYKILRNSGHVPPEVQADKDIRTAVDLLNHCKDEKSRYRQMQKLNYLLMKTGLGSKRSFSSENEYYEKILDRIDIIPED
- the zwf gene encoding glucose-6-phosphate dehydrogenase encodes the protein MTDELRPDLTHPVLEAEKGHPSTPCPETGRPASCTLVIFGASGDLTARKLIPALFHLFCNGSLPQKMNIVGVARSKMTTEDFRAHAREGLEEHASGDLFRWPELAARLFYHPLEYGRLSDYLALERTLRELDEKSGTEGNRIFYLATPPSVYAVVAEQLGAVGLAEETEGSFSRIVVEKPFGRDLASARELDARMHTAFAEHQIFRIDHYLAKEMVQNILMFRFANSVFEPLWNRRYIASITCASAESLGVGHRAGYYEQAGVLRDMFQNHMMQLLALSAIEPPSLFAANRVRDEKVKLYRSLRPFDGNTLWKDLSLGQYASGKISGRAVPAYRQERGIAPDSMIPTFAMIRAYVDNWRWQGVPFYIMSGKRLPKKLTRIVIQFRDVPHSMFRNVEQGEMVPNRLVLDLAPDNGISLRFQAKMPGSKLCFRPVVMHYSFDEDADGVLLDAYAKVFLDCMLGDQLLFWRQDSVELCWGWLTPILELCEECTDLQKHLEMYPAGSWGPESCREYMECLL
- a CDS encoding sensor domain-containing protein; its protein translation is MKHKKVPHRQSDTTTQIRALQNRNAQLHSSLQELLKLIHPAQPSTYVPEWVTQALEHSPSLVVMTDNYGKILYANSAVSALSGYSKKELLGSQIQNSLLQGQEGTFAHIASVLHSGRSWKGKIPHQCKRSQSVLLEGAVFQHEDGLGVPQFVGLWENVSDHAEIQKEKAKLSRELSLLDEISGLRDFGCKTCQFCEDVSKVLKKYVGFDSLYFGLVDPETNALHFPYATGPIPHPTPVENVWDKELEAPFLTVIRTGRPLLWHPESSSLPRSAKIPASWFGLPLRTPQRIGGILCLQHSTAPERFSRDDFKLLKNITPQLALSFEQIRFEEELNISQMRSQQVLDTAHDMELWKSPESEQLLYVSPSCERLTGRTSSEFMENPDLISRIVHVEDRAQWVKFYTKKTQFRNRRHEFRIVRKDGEECWVCAVCKNIPGPDGKTDQGLRCSLRDITKHKKLEENLSYKADHDSLTGLTNRNVATRHAKQVMAKSRRRKKYNYAVIFLDLDRFKFVNDSFGHSCGDSLLKEVAGRLLSCIRETDTVSRYGGDEFIIVLDELENRNDAIKIVKRIRESLALPFLTQDKKITLSASFGLVLSPSNEPSPEEMIRSANIALHVAKESGRNKIRVFSKKMLERVLKMSRLEHELQAARKNNQFFLVYQPIFETGTEKLSGMEALCRWQHPKHGLLYPKEFIPIAEESGDIIDLGLWVLREACSTMAAWHKNFPELSELIISVNISAVQFRMASLVDQVSTILEETQLQPDKLNLEITESTIMENAESALFMLKRLKTLGIRLSIDDFGTGYSSLSYLRQFPVTSLKVDKSFTADMLEEENSLEIIKAMLALANAMKLEVIVEGVEQSHQLKELERIQCKYVQGFHLARPLSLEKAEDLLAKTHTCLEAE